One genomic region from Entelurus aequoreus isolate RoL-2023_Sb linkage group LG14, RoL_Eaeq_v1.1, whole genome shotgun sequence encodes:
- the LOC133664842 gene encoding cytochrome c oxidase assembly factor 5: MPKYYEDKEEDNAACAGVKEDFKACLLQHDCVIKEGKMPSECLKEGHCKALQTSFFECKRSMLDARSRFRGRKGY; this comes from the exons ATGCCAAAATATTACGAAGATAAAGAGGAAGACAACGCGGCCTGTGCAGGTGTCAAGGAGGACTTTAAAGCATGTCTCCTTCAACACGACTGCGTCATTAAG GAGGGGAAAATGCCCAGTGAATGTCTAAAAGAAGGTCACTGCAAAGCCTTACAGACGTCGTTCTTTGAGTGCAAAAGATCCATG CTGGACGCAAGGTCAAGATTCAGAGGAAGAAAAGGATATTAA
- the si:dkey-4e7.3 gene encoding inosine-uridine preferring nucleoside hydrolase isoform X2, with the protein MLGSADFYPVVTHLSLFSHQTGSSMRKKLLVDVDCGVDDAQAIMLALVAPNVDLLGVTCVHGNTTVENVCRNTLRVLQACERLDIPVFKGAAKPLLGNTIDAGHFHGQDGLGDAPDPNAPGLDLVQEECAVSAMIRIVKENPGEVSLVATAPLTNLALAVRMDPSLPGKLRGLYIMGGNTESRGNTTVCGEFNFAADPEAAHIVLNDYQCPTYLACWEFTCYSKLSWEFCDAWLAQDTHKAHFMARIFRHSIEASHSERSQKEFVAGTGFVSCDSYAMAAAVDDKFITEKDCLPVSVELTGTHTRGMMVVDTLGLLKKTHKAVIMKKVDMEKFEEMMMAALK; encoded by the exons AT GTTAGGATCAGCTGATTTCTATCCAGTCGTCACACACTTGAGTTTATTCTCACACCAAACAG GGTCCAGCATGAGGAAGAAGCTGCTGGTGGACGTAGACTGCGGCGTGGATGACGCCCAGGCTATCATGCTGGCCTTGGTCGCCCCCAACGTAGACCTTCTGGGGGTGACCTGCGTGCATGGCAACACCACGGTGGAGAACGTGTGCAGGAACACGCTGCGTGTCCTGCAAGCTTGTGAAAGACTAGAT ATTCCAGTGTTTAAAGGTGCAGCTAAGCCCCTCCTTGGCAACACAATAGACGCGGGACACTTCCACGGCCAGGACGGGCTGGGAGATGCTCCTGACCCAAACGCTCCCGGTCTGGACCTGGTGCAAGAGGAATGTGCCGTTTCAGCTATGATCAGGATTGTCAAAGAGAACCCAGGAGAG GTATCTCTGGTTGCCACGGCGCCCCTCACCAACCTAGCTCTGGCTGTGAGGATGGACCCGTCTTTGCCTGGCAAGCTGCGAGGGCTCTACATCATGGGAGGCAACACGGAAT CTCGAGGAAACACCACCGTGTGCGGCGAGTTCAACTTTGCAGCGGATCCAGAAGCGGCGCACATCGTACTGAATGACTACCAGTGTCCAACCTACTTGGCATGCTGGGAGTTTACTTGCTACAGCAAACTCTCTTGG GAGTTCTGTGACGCATGGTTAGCGCAAGACACGCACAAAGCTCACTTCATGGCGCGGATCTTCCGCCACAGCATCGAGGCGTCACACAGTGAGCGCTCCCAAAAGGAGTTTGTGGCCGGCACGGGCTTCGTCTCCTGCGACTCGTACGCTATGGCCGCTGCCGTGGACGACAAGTTCATCACAGAGAAAGACTGCCTCCCAGTTAGCGTGGAGCTGACAGGCACACACACAAGAGGCATGATGGTGGTGGATACCTTAGGCTTGTTAAAGAAGACTCACAAGGCTGTCATCATGAAGAAAGTGGATATGGAGAAGTTTGAGGAGATGATGATGGCGGCGTTGAAATAG
- the si:dkey-4e7.3 gene encoding inosine-uridine preferring nucleoside hydrolase isoform X1 — MALCARYVVAAFSRRLGSADFYPVVTHLSLFSHQTGSSMRKKLLVDVDCGVDDAQAIMLALVAPNVDLLGVTCVHGNTTVENVCRNTLRVLQACERLDIPVFKGAAKPLLGNTIDAGHFHGQDGLGDAPDPNAPGLDLVQEECAVSAMIRIVKENPGEVSLVATAPLTNLALAVRMDPSLPGKLRGLYIMGGNTESRGNTTVCGEFNFAADPEAAHIVLNDYQCPTYLACWEFTCYSKLSWEFCDAWLAQDTHKAHFMARIFRHSIEASHSERSQKEFVAGTGFVSCDSYAMAAAVDDKFITEKDCLPVSVELTGTHTRGMMVVDTLGLLKKTHKAVIMKKVDMEKFEEMMMAALK, encoded by the exons ATGGCGCTGTGTGCGCGTTATGTTGTTGCCGCTTTTAGCAGGAG GTTAGGATCAGCTGATTTCTATCCAGTCGTCACACACTTGAGTTTATTCTCACACCAAACAG GGTCCAGCATGAGGAAGAAGCTGCTGGTGGACGTAGACTGCGGCGTGGATGACGCCCAGGCTATCATGCTGGCCTTGGTCGCCCCCAACGTAGACCTTCTGGGGGTGACCTGCGTGCATGGCAACACCACGGTGGAGAACGTGTGCAGGAACACGCTGCGTGTCCTGCAAGCTTGTGAAAGACTAGAT ATTCCAGTGTTTAAAGGTGCAGCTAAGCCCCTCCTTGGCAACACAATAGACGCGGGACACTTCCACGGCCAGGACGGGCTGGGAGATGCTCCTGACCCAAACGCTCCCGGTCTGGACCTGGTGCAAGAGGAATGTGCCGTTTCAGCTATGATCAGGATTGTCAAAGAGAACCCAGGAGAG GTATCTCTGGTTGCCACGGCGCCCCTCACCAACCTAGCTCTGGCTGTGAGGATGGACCCGTCTTTGCCTGGCAAGCTGCGAGGGCTCTACATCATGGGAGGCAACACGGAAT CTCGAGGAAACACCACCGTGTGCGGCGAGTTCAACTTTGCAGCGGATCCAGAAGCGGCGCACATCGTACTGAATGACTACCAGTGTCCAACCTACTTGGCATGCTGGGAGTTTACTTGCTACAGCAAACTCTCTTGG GAGTTCTGTGACGCATGGTTAGCGCAAGACACGCACAAAGCTCACTTCATGGCGCGGATCTTCCGCCACAGCATCGAGGCGTCACACAGTGAGCGCTCCCAAAAGGAGTTTGTGGCCGGCACGGGCTTCGTCTCCTGCGACTCGTACGCTATGGCCGCTGCCGTGGACGACAAGTTCATCACAGAGAAAGACTGCCTCCCAGTTAGCGTGGAGCTGACAGGCACACACACAAGAGGCATGATGGTGGTGGATACCTTAGGCTTGTTAAAGAAGACTCACAAGGCTGTCATCATGAAGAAAGTGGATATGGAGAAGTTTGAGGAGATGATGATGGCGGCGTTGAAATAG
- the si:dkey-4e7.3 gene encoding inosine-uridine preferring nucleoside hydrolase isoform X3, with translation MRKKLLVDVDCGVDDAQAIMLALVAPNVDLLGVTCVHGNTTVENVCRNTLRVLQACERLDIPVFKGAAKPLLGNTIDAGHFHGQDGLGDAPDPNAPGLDLVQEECAVSAMIRIVKENPGEVSLVATAPLTNLALAVRMDPSLPGKLRGLYIMGGNTESRGNTTVCGEFNFAADPEAAHIVLNDYQCPTYLACWEFTCYSKLSWEFCDAWLAQDTHKAHFMARIFRHSIEASHSERSQKEFVAGTGFVSCDSYAMAAAVDDKFITEKDCLPVSVELTGTHTRGMMVVDTLGLLKKTHKAVIMKKVDMEKFEEMMMAALK, from the exons ATGAGGAAGAAGCTGCTGGTGGACGTAGACTGCGGCGTGGATGACGCCCAGGCTATCATGCTGGCCTTGGTCGCCCCCAACGTAGACCTTCTGGGGGTGACCTGCGTGCATGGCAACACCACGGTGGAGAACGTGTGCAGGAACACGCTGCGTGTCCTGCAAGCTTGTGAAAGACTAGAT ATTCCAGTGTTTAAAGGTGCAGCTAAGCCCCTCCTTGGCAACACAATAGACGCGGGACACTTCCACGGCCAGGACGGGCTGGGAGATGCTCCTGACCCAAACGCTCCCGGTCTGGACCTGGTGCAAGAGGAATGTGCCGTTTCAGCTATGATCAGGATTGTCAAAGAGAACCCAGGAGAG GTATCTCTGGTTGCCACGGCGCCCCTCACCAACCTAGCTCTGGCTGTGAGGATGGACCCGTCTTTGCCTGGCAAGCTGCGAGGGCTCTACATCATGGGAGGCAACACGGAAT CTCGAGGAAACACCACCGTGTGCGGCGAGTTCAACTTTGCAGCGGATCCAGAAGCGGCGCACATCGTACTGAATGACTACCAGTGTCCAACCTACTTGGCATGCTGGGAGTTTACTTGCTACAGCAAACTCTCTTGG GAGTTCTGTGACGCATGGTTAGCGCAAGACACGCACAAAGCTCACTTCATGGCGCGGATCTTCCGCCACAGCATCGAGGCGTCACACAGTGAGCGCTCCCAAAAGGAGTTTGTGGCCGGCACGGGCTTCGTCTCCTGCGACTCGTACGCTATGGCCGCTGCCGTGGACGACAAGTTCATCACAGAGAAAGACTGCCTCCCAGTTAGCGTGGAGCTGACAGGCACACACACAAGAGGCATGATGGTGGTGGATACCTTAGGCTTGTTAAAGAAGACTCACAAGGCTGTCATCATGAAGAAAGTGGATATGGAGAAGTTTGAGGAGATGATGATGGCGGCGTTGAAATAG